Proteins encoded together in one Thermomonospora curvata DSM 43183 window:
- a CDS encoding cytochrome P450: MDPQSRATQPTPALRSLKSVPAEPLLTRDFDARPAAVYERLRSKYGPVAPVDLLGVPVWLVLGYAEVLEVLRNDHGLWSKRLEDWRDHREGRIPADWPLLPSYQGTYIAFQEGKAHTELREMWSKALRPFQDRTQPQALRLEKDVRQYADELISLMAEGGTSGWADLSAQYARPLMLMVCNRLIGFGTDEALMDIWRVVDAGPDAPEATLRLMAALAEVVALKRRRPGDDLPSHMLAARPDLTDEQLIGEIGLLLGLVGDIATSLICNTVVEVLTGDPGARASLAAGLVRETINRAAMIAPPSANLSFRFATADTVLGGAHIAAGDPVMPSVAAAHADPRFAAALDPSSVHSSRAHLAWGAGPHRCLGDELATTLVSIAVERLFEQMAALELALPADQLPWRSSPTIRGLRALPVRFRLGQAAERAPAPAGAASEEPATSEESTEQTASRSALSRLVRALLRQRS; this comes from the coding sequence ATGGATCCCCAAAGCCGCGCCACCCAGCCCACCCCCGCGCTCCGATCCCTCAAATCGGTCCCGGCCGAACCCCTGCTGACCCGTGACTTCGACGCCCGCCCGGCCGCGGTGTACGAGCGGCTGCGCAGCAAGTACGGGCCGGTGGCCCCGGTCGATCTGCTGGGCGTCCCGGTCTGGCTCGTCCTCGGATACGCCGAGGTGCTGGAGGTGCTCCGCAACGACCACGGGTTGTGGAGCAAACGGCTGGAGGACTGGCGGGACCACCGGGAGGGCAGGATCCCCGCGGACTGGCCGCTGCTGCCCAGCTACCAGGGCACCTACATCGCCTTTCAGGAGGGCAAGGCGCACACCGAACTGCGCGAGATGTGGTCGAAGGCGCTGCGCCCGTTCCAGGACCGCACGCAGCCACAGGCCCTGCGGCTGGAAAAGGACGTGCGCCAGTACGCCGACGAGCTGATCTCGCTGATGGCCGAGGGCGGGACGAGCGGCTGGGCCGACCTGTCGGCCCAGTACGCCCGCCCGCTGATGCTCATGGTGTGCAACCGGCTGATCGGCTTCGGCACCGATGAGGCGCTCATGGACATCTGGCGGGTGGTGGACGCCGGCCCCGACGCCCCGGAGGCCACGCTCCGGCTGATGGCCGCGCTCGCCGAGGTCGTCGCGCTCAAGCGCCGCCGGCCCGGCGACGACCTGCCCTCCCACATGCTGGCCGCCCGGCCCGACCTCACCGACGAGCAGCTGATCGGCGAGATCGGCCTGCTGCTGGGCCTGGTCGGCGACATCGCCACCTCGCTGATCTGCAACACCGTGGTGGAGGTGCTCACCGGCGACCCCGGGGCGCGCGCCAGCCTGGCGGCCGGGCTGGTCCGTGAGACGATCAACCGGGCGGCCATGATCGCCCCGCCGAGCGCCAACCTGTCCTTCCGGTTCGCCACCGCCGACACCGTGCTGGGCGGCGCCCACATCGCCGCCGGCGACCCGGTGATGCCGTCGGTGGCCGCCGCCCACGCCGACCCGCGTTTCGCCGCCGCGCTCGACCCGTCCTCGGTGCACAGCTCCCGCGCGCACCTGGCGTGGGGGGCCGGACCCCACCGGTGCCTGGGCGATGAGCTGGCCACCACGCTGGTGAGCATCGCCGTGGAACGCCTGTTCGAGCAGATGGCCGCGCTGGAGCTGGCGCTGCCGGCCGACCAGCTGCCCTGGCGGTCCTCTCCGACCATCCGGGGGCTGCGGGCGCTGCCGGTGCGGTTCCGGCTGGGCCAGGCCGCAGAGCGCGCTCCCGCCCCGGCCGGTGCGGCATCGGAGGAACCGGCGACATCCGAGGAGTCCACCGAGCAGACCGCCTCCCGTTCCGCCCTCTCCAGACTGGTGCGTGCCCTGCTGCGGCAGCGTTCTTGA